In the genome of Cupriavidus malaysiensis, one region contains:
- a CDS encoding SDR family NAD(P)-dependent oxidoreductase, with amino-acid sequence MQAGEALRGVVITGAAGALGRAVAARFAREGARLALIDRELAPLQAAFGGMGGTPPPLLHAADVTSPDAMAQAAGVILGALGQVDVLVHVAGGFEMGEPVHALSRAAWQRMMDLNAWSLVAVTGPFLPPMLARGSGRVVAVSARSAAAGVAGMSAYCASKSALQRLVESLSQEVRGAGVHVNSVAPSVLDTPANRQAMPDADPSTWVSTAQAAEAIAFLASAAADAVHGRHLVLDGLS; translated from the coding sequence ATGCAAGCAGGTGAAGCCTTGCGCGGCGTGGTCATCACCGGTGCGGCGGGCGCGCTCGGTCGCGCGGTAGCAGCGCGCTTTGCCCGGGAAGGGGCGCGGCTGGCACTGATCGACCGGGAACTGGCGCCGCTGCAGGCGGCCTTCGGTGGCATGGGTGGCACACCGCCGCCGCTGCTGCACGCGGCCGACGTGACCTCGCCCGACGCCATGGCACAGGCGGCCGGTGTCATCCTCGGCGCGCTCGGCCAGGTCGACGTGCTGGTGCACGTAGCGGGCGGCTTCGAGATGGGCGAGCCCGTTCACGCGCTGAGCCGTGCTGCCTGGCAGCGCATGATGGACCTCAATGCCTGGTCGCTGGTGGCGGTGACCGGCCCCTTCCTGCCGCCGATGCTGGCGCGCGGCAGCGGCCGGGTGGTGGCGGTATCGGCGCGCTCGGCGGCGGCCGGGGTGGCCGGCATGTCGGCTTACTGCGCGTCGAAAAGCGCGCTGCAGCGCTTGGTGGAGAGCCTGTCGCAGGAGGTGCGCGGCGCCGGCGTCCATGTCAACAGCGTCGCTCCCAGCGTGCTGGACACGCCGGCTAACCGGCAGGCCATGCCGGACGCGGATCCGTCCACCTGGGTGTCGACCGCACAGGCGGCGGAGGCGATCGCCTTTCTGGCC
- a CDS encoding GNAT family N-acetyltransferase, with protein MSFTASLARADAATMADGGVPPLAVQEWVLRDGVRLAVRPATTADGPALRAFVDGLSRESRYFRYLTGGRVAEPVLESFLASATDGGVAMLVLVDTDQGERIVANGQYVVNQDTAEFAVAVDDDWQGKGLGRRLIGKLRELARSAGLHRMRGDVLSENRRMLALLRDCGFHLRRNPEDSMLHLVEVALDRAEESGGARAPAAGPSLSR; from the coding sequence ATGTCTTTCACCGCTTCCCTCGCTCGCGCGGATGCTGCCACGATGGCGGATGGCGGGGTGCCGCCCCTGGCAGTTCAGGAGTGGGTCCTGCGGGACGGTGTGCGGTTGGCGGTGCGCCCGGCCACCACGGCGGACGGGCCCGCGTTGCGTGCCTTCGTCGATGGCCTGTCACGGGAAAGCCGCTACTTCCGCTATCTGACCGGCGGACGCGTGGCCGAGCCGGTCCTCGAGAGCTTCCTGGCCTCGGCCACCGATGGCGGCGTGGCGATGCTGGTGCTGGTGGACACGGACCAGGGCGAGCGCATCGTCGCCAACGGCCAGTACGTGGTCAACCAGGACACGGCGGAGTTTGCCGTTGCCGTCGATGACGACTGGCAGGGCAAGGGCCTGGGCCGCCGCCTGATCGGCAAGCTGCGAGAACTGGCGCGCAGCGCCGGCCTGCATCGCATGCGCGGCGACGTCCTCAGCGAGAACCGCCGCATGCTGGCCCTGCTGCGCGACTGCGGTTTCCATCTGCGCCGCAATCCCGAGGACAGCATGCTGCACCTGGTCGAGGTCGCGCTGGACCGTGCGGAGGAGTCCGGCGGGGCACGTGCGCCGGCGGCGGGGCCTTCGCTCTCGCGTTGA
- a CDS encoding EamA family transporter, whose protein sequence is MASLCLGTSFAKSLFQALGAQGTTTLRVGFSALILLTVWRPWRFSLSAAHARAIALYGAALGATNLMFYLSLRTIPLGLAIAIEFTGPLTVAVLSSRRALDFVWIACALLGLVLLLPLDAAAARLDPTGMAFALAAGVGWALYIVFGKRAGQAHGGQATSLGLTMAALVVAPFGVAHAGSALLSPPLLAAGLAVGLLSSAVPYSLEMVALKRLPPRTFGILLSLEPAMGALAGLALLHEQLSGRQWLAIGAIIIASVGATATARRASGAAAAAD, encoded by the coding sequence ATGGCCTCCCTGTGCCTCGGCACCTCGTTCGCCAAGAGCCTGTTCCAGGCCCTGGGCGCGCAGGGCACCACCACGCTGCGGGTCGGGTTCTCCGCCCTGATCCTGCTGACGGTATGGCGGCCCTGGCGCTTCTCCCTGAGCGCCGCGCACGCACGCGCGATCGCGCTGTACGGCGCCGCCCTGGGCGCCACCAATCTGATGTTCTACCTGTCCCTGCGCACCATTCCGCTGGGGCTGGCCATCGCCATCGAATTCACCGGGCCGCTGACCGTGGCGGTGTTGTCGTCGCGGCGCGCGCTCGATTTCGTCTGGATCGCATGCGCCCTGCTCGGGCTGGTGCTGTTGCTGCCGCTGGATGCCGCCGCCGCACGGCTGGACCCTACCGGCATGGCCTTCGCGCTGGCCGCCGGGGTTGGCTGGGCCCTCTATATCGTGTTCGGCAAGCGCGCCGGCCAGGCACATGGCGGCCAGGCCACGTCGCTGGGCTTGACCATGGCGGCGCTGGTGGTGGCGCCCTTCGGCGTGGCTCACGCGGGCAGCGCCTTGCTGAGCCCGCCGCTGCTCGCCGCCGGCCTGGCTGTCGGCCTGCTGTCGAGCGCGGTGCCCTATTCGCTGGAGATGGTGGCGCTGAAGCGGCTGCCGCCACGCACCTTCGGCATCCTGTTGAGCCTGGAACCGGCCATGGGCGCGCTCGCCGGCCTGGCGTTGCTGCATGAACAACTCAGCGGCAGGCAGTGGCTGGCCATCGGCGCCATCATCATCGCCTCGGTCGGGGCCACCGCCACCGCCCGCCGCGCGAGTGGCGCGGCTGCGGCCGCCGACTGA